A single window of Solenopsis invicta isolate M01_SB chromosome 3, UNIL_Sinv_3.0, whole genome shotgun sequence DNA harbors:
- the LOC105192980 gene encoding ras-like GTP-binding protein RhoL isoform X1, whose product MSCDKHGNKSGVFQIVQPFQETRMTSRNRPIKITTVGDGMVGKTCMLITYTKKEFPTEYVPTVFDNYVDSLCMGGQQFEMTLWDTAGQEDYERLRPLSYPNTDCFLVCFSVSARSSFENIASKWHPEIKAYCPNVPIVLVGTKADLRNQEAMDIVSPRDCNKMRKKIKAVKYVECSAIKQEGLEEVFMEAIKAVLKKPPSRKLCCIL is encoded by the exons ATGTCATGTGATAAACACGGAAATAAATCGGGAGTTTTTCAGATCGTCCAACCGTTTC aaGAAACGAGGATGACGTCTCGAAACAGGCCGATTAAAATTACGACCGTCGGCGATGGCATGGTTGGCAAGACATGTATGCTTATCACGTACACAAAGAAGGAATTTCCAACGGAATATGTACCTACTGT ATTTGATAACTACGTCGATAGCTTATGTATGGGCGGACAACAGTTCGAAATGACATTATGGGACACGGCTGGTCAAGAAGATTATGAGAGGCTTCGACCGCTGTCGTATCCAAAC ACTGACTGTTTCCTGGTCTGTTTCTCCGTAAGTGCCCGTAGTTCTTTCGAAAACATAGCGAGTAAATGGCATCCAGAGATCAAAGCGTATTGTCCCAATGTGCCGATTGTACTCGTGG gTACCAAGGCAGATCTTAGAAATCAAGAAGCTATGGATATTGTCAGTCCGCGAGATTGtaacaaaatgagaaaaaaaatcaaggcAGTTAAGTATGTGGAATGTTCTGCAATAAAACAGGAGGGTCTCGAAGAGGTTTTTATGGAAGCTATTAAAGCCGTTCTGAAAAAGCCGCCATCGAGAAAGCTCTGTTGCATTCTTTGA
- the LOC105192980 gene encoding ras-like GTP-binding protein RhoL isoform X2 has product MTSRNRPIKITTVGDGMVGKTCMLITYTKKEFPTEYVPTVFDNYVDSLCMGGQQFEMTLWDTAGQEDYERLRPLSYPNTDCFLVCFSVSARSSFENIASKWHPEIKAYCPNVPIVLVGTKADLRNQEAMDIVSPRDCNKMRKKIKAVKYVECSAIKQEGLEEVFMEAIKAVLKKPPSRKLCCIL; this is encoded by the exons ATGACGTCTCGAAACAGGCCGATTAAAATTACGACCGTCGGCGATGGCATGGTTGGCAAGACATGTATGCTTATCACGTACACAAAGAAGGAATTTCCAACGGAATATGTACCTACTGT ATTTGATAACTACGTCGATAGCTTATGTATGGGCGGACAACAGTTCGAAATGACATTATGGGACACGGCTGGTCAAGAAGATTATGAGAGGCTTCGACCGCTGTCGTATCCAAAC ACTGACTGTTTCCTGGTCTGTTTCTCCGTAAGTGCCCGTAGTTCTTTCGAAAACATAGCGAGTAAATGGCATCCAGAGATCAAAGCGTATTGTCCCAATGTGCCGATTGTACTCGTGG gTACCAAGGCAGATCTTAGAAATCAAGAAGCTATGGATATTGTCAGTCCGCGAGATTGtaacaaaatgagaaaaaaaatcaaggcAGTTAAGTATGTGGAATGTTCTGCAATAAAACAGGAGGGTCTCGAAGAGGTTTTTATGGAAGCTATTAAAGCCGTTCTGAAAAAGCCGCCATCGAGAAAGCTCTGTTGCATTCTTTGA